In Ctenopharyngodon idella isolate HZGC_01 chromosome 2, HZGC01, whole genome shotgun sequence, the following are encoded in one genomic region:
- the aknad1 gene encoding protein AKNAD1, with the protein MNRDARNTRTSARSRFDEASARDAEDMDGEDDDHSRPSSVLWERHIEQSIFVDISDDDSLHFSDMQGAFTVHLSQDTGAPQSPQLTDNAELSESFETEEGSSESVESVSSECTEHSNTRSRKGNIIMAPMQKLTTALKPNIGVHEDDAVNTSDEEHEELPYDGEHTNNKTEMNLKSSPCDMVTVMPSQAFTALDKFSRQISNAKETGVCQSNLTHALLSNHKAIEDVAPLLATPIQPADHITDFLLRHFSQEELLNSSRIIEAETLPEMSLMDSIDETVLSRASWAPQITIGEREKMDVMEEPDPSTSGSHGLVEINIPSESSSSNKPGMTSFIDAASAGDDDKELPKCSSNSLDISKADAQKTKCSFSRTRSYSELKYGQGKVHYPLPDFSKVAPKVKIPKGNGSVKPISQSPAMARAQSSPGILGKSTSSCKATADIISRVLEDSMPPAKHNVFTEKEVAHQLQAEYDRLLAKYTEAENLIGQVRLKRFFIVGSSNNV; encoded by the exons ATGAATAGAGATGCGCGGAACACGCGCACGAGCGCACGGAGCAGGTTTGATGAAGCGTCAGCGAGAGACGCAGAGGATATGGACGGAGAAGATGACGATCACAGCAGACCTTCATCAGTGCTGTGGGAAAGACATATTGAGCAAAGTATATTTGTGGATATTAGTGATGATGACAGCCTGCATTTCAGTGACATGCAGGGCGCCTTCACTGTCCACCTTTCACAGGACACTGGTGCACCTCAGAGCCCGCAACTTACTG ATAATGCAGAGCTGTCAGAGTCATTTGAGACTGAAGAGGGCTCATCTGAAAGTGTTGAATCAGTCAGTAGCGAATGCACAGAACATTCAAACACCAGAAGCAGGAAAGGAAACATAATCATGGCGCCAATGCAGAAACTCACCACTGCATTAAAGCCAAACATTGGAGTACATGAGGATGATGCTGTCAACACCAGTGATGAAGAACATGAAGAGCTCCCGTATGATGGTGAAcacaccaacaacaaaacagagaTGAATTTAAAATCATCTCCGTGTGACATGGTTACTGTGATGCCCAGTCAGGCCTTCACTGCGCTTGATAAGTTTAGTAGGCAAATTAGTAATGCAAAAGAAACAGGGGTTTGCCAGTCTAATCTTACTCATGCTCTTCTATCTAATCATAAAGCAATAGAGGATGTGGCTCCTCTCTTAGCCACACCTATTCAACCTGCAGACCACATCACTGACTTCCTGCTCAGACACTTCTCCCAGGAGGAGCTGCTTAACTCAAGCAGGATCATTGAAGCAGAGACCCTACCCGAGATGTCTTTAATGGACAGCATTGATGAAACCGTGCTGAGTAGAGCTTCTTGGGCTCCACAGATCACcataggagagagagagaagatggaTGTGATGGAGGAACCTGATCCCAGCACTTCTGGAAGTCATGGATTGGTTGAAATAAACATTCCAAGTGAGTCAAGCTCATCTAACAAACCTGGAATGACTAGCTTCATTGATGCAGCATCTGCTGGGGATGATGATAAAGAGCTTCCTAAATGCAGTTCTAACTCTCTAGATATATCTAAAGCAGATGCACAGAAGACTAAGTGCTCCTTCAGCAGGACCAGGTCCTACAGTGAGCTGAAATATGGGCAGGGAAAGGTGCATTACCCCCTACCTGACTTCTCTAAAGTGGCACCTAAAGTCAAAATACCTAAAGGTAATGGAAGCGTTAAACCCATCAGCCAGTCACCAGCTATGGCCCGAGCCCAGTCGTCCCCAGGCATTCTGGGTAAATCCACCTCCTCTTGTAAAGCTACAGCAGATATCATCAGCAGGGTTTTAGAGGACTCCATGCCACCAGCGAAGCATAATGTGTTTACAGAAAAGGAAGTAGCGCATCAGTTACAG